CGCTCACCACGATCCGGTTCCGCAGCGAGCGCACGGTCACCTTCGTCGACCTGAAGCCGCGGGCCGTCCACGCGATCCGCCTCGACGGGCAGGAGCTCGCTGCCGACCAACTCGTCGACGGTCGGGTGCCGCTCGACCTGGGTGCGGGCGACCACGAGCTCGTCGTCGAGGCGACGATGGCCTTCCGCAACGACGGAGAGGGACTGCACCGTTCGGTCGACCCGGCCGACGGACGCGCCTACGTCTACGGCATGTCCTTCATGGACGCGGCGCCCTCGGTCTTCGCGTGCTTCGACCAGCCCGACCTCAAGGCGCCGTACTCGCTGCGGGTCACCGCGCCGGCGGAGTGGGTCGTCGTCGGCAACGCCCCCGCCCGCGAGGCGGGCTCCGGCGACGGCACGCGGCGCTGGGAGCTGGGGCCGACGCCCCCGCTGGCGACCTACTTCGTCACCCTGGTCGCCGGGCCCTACCACCTGCTCCGCGCCGAGCACGACGGCATCCCGCTCGGCCTCAGCGCCCGGCAGAGCCTGGCGTCGACGCTCGAGCACGAGGCCGACGAGCTGTTCACGCTCACCCGGCAGTCCTTCGACGAGCTGCATCGCCTGTTCGGCGTGCGCTACCCGTTCGGCGACTACCACCAGGCGTTCGTCCCCGAGTTCAACGCCGGCGCGATGGAGAACCCGGGCTGTGTGACGATCCGCGATCCGCTGCTCTTCGAGGGCAGCACCACCCGGGCCGACAGGAGCTTCCGCGCCGCCCTGATCGCCCACGAGATGGCGCACCAGTGGTTCGGGAACCTGGTCACGCCGACGTGGTGGGACGACCTGTGGCTCAACGAGTCCTTCGCCGAGTACATGGGCTACCGGGTGATCGCTGATGCGACCGAGTACGCCGACGCGCGGCTGCACCAGTCCTACGCCCGCCGGACCTGGGGCATCACGGCCGACCAGCGCCCGACCACCCATCCCGTCGCGGGGAACGCCGCCCCCGACGCCCTCTCCGCGCTGCAGGACTTCGACGGCATCTCCTACGCGCGTGGATCCAACGTGCTGGGCCAGCTCGCGCACCGGCTCGGCGACGAGGCGTTCCTCGGCGGCGTCCGCGACCACTTCGCACTGCACCGCTTCGGCAACGCGACCATGCACGATCTCTTCGCGAGTTGGGAGCGGGCCGCCGGCGGCACCTCGCTCGACGGCTTCGTGAAGGACTGGCTGCTGACCCCGGGCGCCGACCGGCTCGAGCTGGACCGGGCGGCCGGGGCGGTCCGGCGCACCTCCCCGGCGGCCTACCCGGCCGACCGGCGGCACGAGATCGAGATCGCCGTCCACGGGCCCGATGGCTGGAGCACCCGGGCGTTCGTCGTCGACGGCCCGGCGACGTCCTTCGACGCGGGTGACTCACCGGTCCTGCTCGACGCCACGGAGACCACCTGGGCCGTGAGCCCGCCGGACCCGGTCACCATGACCGCGCTGCCCGCGCTCGCGCCGTCGATGAGCGACCCCCAGCTGCGCGCGACCATGTGGAACAGCGTCCGCCTGGGCCTGTTCGAGGGCGTGCTCGCACCCGCTCAGGTCGCCGACCTGCTCGCGACCGCGCCGCCGGTCGAGGACACGGCCGACGGCGTACGCAATCTGCTGCCGTGGGTGCTCGACACGGTGCTGCCGATCGCCCCCGCCGGCTCGACCGAGCGGTTCCATGCTGCCGTGCGCGCGGCGGCGGAGCGGGCGGAAGCCGGTTCCGAGGTGCAGCTGTCGGCGTTCCGGGCCACCATCTTGTCGAGCGCCGATGCCGCGGCGCTGGAGCGGTGGGCCGCCGGCGAGGACCTGCCCGGCGGCATCACCGGCGACAGCGACCTGCGCTGGAAGGCACTGCGTCGCCTGGCCGAGCTCGGCGCCACCGACCGGGCGGCGCTCGACGCCGCGCTCGAGGCCGAGCGCACCGGCGCCACGACGGTCTACCACGCCCGCGCGGTGTCCTCGCTCCCGACGGCCGCAGGCAAGGAGTTCGCCTGGGTCCGCGCCACCGGCGAGGTCTCCGTGCCGAACTACGAGGTCAAGGCCGCCGGCACCGGGATGTGGCAGGCCGCCCAGCGCGAGATCACGGCTCCCTTCGCCGTGGCCTACTTCGACCAGCTCGCCGCGATCATCGGGGCCCACCAGGGCTGGGTGCAGGGCGACGTCGTCGAGGCCTACTTCCCGATCACCCATCTCGACGACGCCACCGAGGCCGCCGCCGAGGCCGCGCTCGGGCAGGACCTCCCCGGCGCCGTACGACGCCGGCTGGCCGATCGCCTCGACGAGCTGCGCCGGCGGCGGGCCGTGCTGTGACCGGGGTGAAGGCGCGCCGTCCGGGTCCCACGACCCGCCTTCGGGTCGAGGAGCATCGCGGCGACGACGTCCGCCGGCACGAGGACCGGGTGCTGACCGAGGAGCCGCTGGAGATCCGGCTGGCCTGGCCGGGCGCCCCGGCCCGGCGGGTCTGGACGACCCTGCGCACGCCGGGTCACGACTTCGAGCTGGCTGCCGGGTGGGTGCACCACGAGGGCCTCGGCCGGGCCACCGGCGTCGCCTACTGCACCGACGTGGAGCTGCGCCCGGAGCAGAAGTTCAACGTCGTGACCGTGACCCTGGACGCCGTACCCGCCCGGGTGCCGAGACAACTCGACGCGCTCAGCGCCGGCTCGGCCGCCTGCGGGGTGTGCGGCTCCGACGAGGTCGCCGAGGTGCTGGCCCGGCGGGCGACGGCACCGTGGGCCGGGCCACTCCCCTCCCCCGACCTGGTCCGCCGCCTGCCCGGCCGGATGCGGCCCCGGCAGGAGCTGTTCGACCGCACCGGCGGCGCCCACGCGGCGGGCCTGTTCGCCGACGACGGCACCCTGCTCGCCGTCCGGGAGGACGTCGGGCGGCACAACGCCGTCGACAAGGTCGTCGGCGCCCGGCTCCTCGCCGGCGCGCCGTCGGCGGCCGCGGCGCTGGTCGTGAGCGGCCGCGCCGGCTTCGAGCTGGTGCAGAAGGCCGTCGCCAGCGGCGTCGGCGTCCTCGTCGCCGTCGGCGCCCCCACGGGACTGTCCGTCCGACTGGCCGAGGCCGGCGGACTGGCGCTCTACGGCTGGACCAAGGACGACCGGACCGTCCGGTACGCCTGAATCGGCGCGCCCCGCGACGTTCTGTCGGGCCCTCCTGTTTGACTGCTCCCATGGCCCTCCTCCTCGCCCTCCTCGTCGGTCTCCTGCTCGGTGCAGGGGCCGGCTGGCTGGTGCGCCAGGCCACCCTCCCCGCCACCCCCGAGGTCGCGCCGGAGGAGGCCCCCGAGGTCGTCGCCGCCCGCCACGAGGCGGTCCTGGCTGGGCTGCGCGCCGAGCACGAGACCGCGCTCGCCGAGCTGCGTCACGAGGTGCAGCGGGTCCAGCTGCAGGGCGAGTCCCGCGCCGGCGCGGTCCGTGCCGAGGAGGCCGCCGCCCGCGCCGCCGTGCAGGCCGAGCTGACCGGCGCGCTCGCGACGGTCGAGGAGCTGCGCGACGCCGTCGACGACGCCCGGGCCCGCTACCGCACCCTCGTCGAGCAGCAGCGCCAGGCCCAGCAGGAGCGGGAGCGCGGCGAGACCGGCCAGACCCAGGTGCTCAAGACGCTCACCCCGGTCGTCGAGCACCTGCGCGCCATGCAGCGCAAGGTCGACGACCTCGAGAAGGCCCGCGTCCAGCAGCACACCGAGCTGGCGACCCAGATCAAGCACACCCAGCGCTCGGTCGAGGACTCCCGCAAGGCCGCCGACACCCTCGCCTCGGTGCTCAAGAACAACGCCGTCCGGGGTGCATGGGGCGAGACCCAGCTGCGCACGCTGGTCGAGACCGCGGGACTGCTCAACCGGGTCGACTTCGAGCTGCAGCACTCCGTCGAGGCCGACTCCGGCAGCCGCCGGCCCGACATGGTCATCAACCTCCCCGGCGGCAAGCAGATGGCGATCGACGCCAAGGTGCCCTACAACGCGTTCATGGACGCCCAGCGCGAGGGCCTCGAGCCCGAGACCCGGCAGCGACTGCTCGACGATCACGCCCGCAAGGTCCGCGGCCACGTCGACACCCTCGCCCGCAAGGGGTACTGGACCGGCCTCGCGGTCAGCCCGGAGTTCACCGTCGCGTTCATCCCCAACGAGCAGCTCCTCAACGCCGCCCTCGAGGTCGACCCGTCGCTGATGGAGCACGCCTTCGGCAACGGCATCGTCCTGGCGACCCCGACGAACCTCTGGAGCATGCTCAAGACCGTCGCCTTCACCTGGAAGCAGGAGGCCCTCACCGAGGACGCCCAGGTCCTCTTCGAGCTCGGTCAGGTCCTCTACCGCCGGATCCTCAAGCTCTCCGAGCACGTCGACAAGCTCGGCCGCTCGCTGCAGCGCAGCGTCAAGGACTACAACGCCTTCACCGGCTCCCTCGAGCGCTCGGTCCTGCCCGCCGCCCGCAAGCTCAACGCCGCCGACCCGGTCGCCGACATCCCCGTGCCCAAGGAGATCGAGGAGGCACCCAAGGCGCTCGCCTCCAGCGAGTTCGGCGCGCTCGCCGACCTCGACCGCGACGAGCTCACCTTCGACTTCGACCTCCCGGTCGACGCGGAGATCGTGGACGACACCCGAGCAGGCTGAGCCCCGGCGGACTGAGCCCCGGGCCGGGCAATGCGGTCCGCCCCTGCTGGGGTGCGGCCGGTCGTGTTCATGACGGGTGAATCGACGGCGGGCTGTCACTGGTCTCGGGATTGGGCACAAACCGCAGGGAATTGCCCCGAATTGCTGCGGTTTGGGACCAAACCGCAACGACCACCGCGCTCGGCATCCTGGCGACGAGCCGGCTCCTCCTCGACGCCGACGATCGTCACCGGCACCACCCAGACGGCAGTCTTGCCCTCACAGACCCACCGCGTTTGGGCACAAACCGCATGGAATTGCCCCGAAATGTTGCGGTTTGGGACCAAACCGCAACAACCACCGCGCCCTCAGACCGCGCCGCGGGGCTCCACCCCGCCCGAGAGATCGACGGTACGCCGGGTGTTGGCGAGGGAGGTGACGGTGGCGGTGCCCAGGCTTCCGCTGCCGTCGAAGACCTCCGCCGTGCCGACGGCGATCCCGTCGGCGGCGAGGTGGTCGGCGGCGCGCAGGCCGAGCCGGGTGCTGTCCGGGAGCCGGCACAGTGCCAGGTCGATGTCGGTGTTGATGTGCTCGACACCGCGCGCACCCCAGTTGGTGACCATGCTGGTGGCGTCGGCGATCGAGGCCACCGCCTGGAAGGGCGTGCACTCCTCACCGGCGACGATCGGGATGGCGGTCTGCCAGGTCTGGTGCCGTCCGGCGTTCTGGTGGTCGCCGAAGTTGTCGGACCAGCCGGCGGTGCTGGCGAAGATCGGCACGTGGTGCTCGCTCGGAGCCGGGAGGAGGTCGGCCGGTGGCGGGACGGGCCGCTCCGCCGGCGCCGCCCAGACCTCGCCCGGCGCGTTCGCCGACGGCGCCAGGAAGGTCGCTCCGGCCCGGGCGACGACCACCCCCTCCTGCTCGACGACGGCGTCCAGCAGCACGAGGCGCGTGCCTTCGCGCACGATCCGCGCGGAGGCGGTCGTCGTGATCATCCGGGCCGGCCGGAACAGGTCGACGTGGTAGCGGGCGGGCACCAGGCCGGTGCGCCCGGCCTCGCCCACGGCCTGCTCGAGCGCGCGGGCGAGCAGTCCGCTGACGGCGACGCCGTGCATCTGGTCGTCGCGCCACAGGCTCTGCGCGAGCGGCAGCGGGTCGAATCCGGCGGCGGACTGCTGGAACCAGGCGAACTGGAACGCGTTCTCGTTCACGGCAGCATCATGCCCCGCCGCTCACAGCGGCTCGGCAACGCCCCCGGGGATCGGAGCGTGCGGGTCGTAGGGCGCGCGGGTCCAGACGAAGGTCGCGCACTCCAGGTGGCCGAGGGTCCCGTCGGGGCGCCGGCGCAGGTGGAGGATCTCGCCGCGGTGGTAGCCGTCGACGCCGACGAAGCCGTCGCCCTCCGGGGCGAACCGATCCTCGAGCTCGCCGCTGCGCAGGTCCCGGACCCTCAGCTCGCCGTGGACCCACTCGATGCCGAGGGCCGTGTTGCCCCAGAACCACACACCCAGGACCTCCGCGACCCGGCCCGGGAGCGGCCGCGCCGACGGCCGCCACGCCGGGACTCCGGCCCGGGCGCCCTCGCCGGGGCCGGGGCCGGCGTCGAGGAACCGGCCCGGCACCTCCTCGGCGCCCAGCCCGGTCGTGGCGTCCGCGAGCGCGACGACGGCGTCGCGGCTCACCGGGTCGACGAAGAGCGACGCCTGGAAGCCGGGCATCGACCCGGTATGGCCGACCAGGGTGCGTCCCCCGACGCCGAGCAGCCGCAGGCCGAGGCCGTAGGCGTCGTCGGCCGTCCCGGGCCGGGCCGGGAGGGCCATCTCGGCCAGGCTCGTCGCGGCCAGGACGTCGGGGTGGCCGGTGGCGAGGAAGTCCGCCCAGCGCAGCAGGTCGCCGGTCGTGCTCCACAGCTGCCCGGCGGGCGCCATCGCTCCGGTGTCGGTGTGCGGCTCGGCGCTGAGGGTGTGCGCGAAGTGGTCGACGCTGCGGCCGGGCGCGTGATCGGCCGGCGGGTGGTACGACGTGGCGGCCATGCCGAGCGGACCCAGCAGCCGCGTCCGCGCGACCTCCCACCAGGGGGCGCCCCGCAGTCGCGCGACGACCTCGCCGAGGAGGGCGAACCCGAGGTTCGAGTAGTGGAAGTACTCCCCCGCCGCCGCGATGCGTCCGGCGCCGTCGTTCGCGGCGACCAGGTCCGCGAAGGAGCTGCCGTCGACGCGCTCCCACCAGGCTCCCGCCGGCTCGCTCTGCAGGCCCCCGGTGTGGGCCAGCAGCTCGCGCAGCGTCACCGACGCGTAGCCGGTCTCCGGCACGAACCGGCCGAGCGGGTCGTCGAGACCGAGCCGGCCCTCGTCGCGCAGTTGGACGACCAGCACCGCGGTCAGGGTCTTGGTGATCGATCCGATCCGGTACGCCGTCGCGCCGCTCACCTCGCGGTCCGGGAGGACGCTCACGCACCCCTGCCAGACCGGAGTGCCGCCACGGGCCACGGCCGCCGAGACCGACGGCAGTCGACCCGCGGCCTGCAGCGACGCCAGCGCGTCGTCGTACGGCGTCACGGCCGGTCGGTCCACGGTGTCAGTCGGCGTAGGCGTCGATCGGCGGGCAGGCGCAGACCAGGTTGCGGTCGCCGTAGGCCTGGTCGATCCGGGCGACCGGGGGCCAGTACTTGTCGGGGGTGATGCCGGCGGGGAAGACCGCGACCTCACGGGAGTAGGCCCGGTCCCAGTCGCCGACCAGGGTGCGGGCGGTGTGCGGCGCGTGGTGCAGCGGCGACGCGTCGACGTCCCACTCGCCGGCGGCCACCCGGTCGATCTCGCCCTTGATCGCGATCATCGCGTCGCAGAACCGGTCCACCTCGGCGAGGTCCTCGGACTCGGTCGGCTCGACCATGAGCGTGCCGGCGACGGGGAAGGACATGGTCGGCGCGTGGAAGCCGTAGTCGATGAGCCGCTTCGCGACGTCGTCGACGGAGACGCCGGTCTGCGCGGTGATGCCACGCAGGTCGAGGATGCACTCGTGGGCGACCAGCCCGGACTCGCCCCGGTAGAGCACCGGGAAGTGCTCGCCCAGACGGGCCGCGACGTAGTTGGCCGAGAGCACCGCGACGGCGGTGGCGCGGGTCAGACCGGCGCCGCCCATCATCCGGATGTAGGCCCACGAGATCGGCAGGATGCCCGCGGACCCGAAGGGCGCCGCGCTGATCGCGCCGGTGCCCTCGCGCCGGGCGGCGTCGGGGTGCAGCGGATGCGTCGGGAGGTACGGCGCGAGGTGGGCGCGCACCGCGACCGGGCCGACGCCCGGGCCACCGCCGCCGTGCGGGATGCAGAACGTCTTGTGCAGGTTGAGGTGCGAGACGTCGCCACCGAACCGGCCGGGCGCGGCGTAGCCGAGCAGCGCGTTGAAGTTCGCACCGTCGATGTAGACCTGGCCGCCGTGCTCGTGGACGAGGTCGCACAGCTCGGTGATGGTCTCCTCGTAGACGCCGTGCGTCGACGGGTAGGTCACCATGATCGCGGCGAGGGTCTCGGAGTGCTGCTCGCACTTGGCCCGCAGGTCGTCGAGGTCGACGGTGCCGTCGTCGTTGGCCTTGACCACGACGACCTTCATGCCGGCCATGACGGCCGAGGCCGGGTTGGTGCCGTGCGCGGAGGA
This region of Nocardioides sp. L-11A genomic DNA includes:
- a CDS encoding thioesterase family protein — translated: MNENAFQFAWFQQSAAGFDPLPLAQSLWRDDQMHGVAVSGLLARALEQAVGEAGRTGLVPARYHVDLFRPARMITTTASARIVREGTRLVLLDAVVEQEGVVVARAGATFLAPSANAPGEVWAAPAERPVPPPADLLPAPSEHHVPIFASTAGWSDNFGDHQNAGRHQTWQTAIPIVAGEECTPFQAVASIADATSMVTNWGARGVEHINTDIDLALCRLPDSTRLGLRAADHLAADGIAVGTAEVFDGSGSLGTATVTSLANTRRTVDLSGGVEPRGAV
- the pepN gene encoding aminopeptidase N; protein product: MSLTRAEAEHRASVLAVTSYDVELDLSLSEETFHSLTTIRFRSERTVTFVDLKPRAVHAIRLDGQELAADQLVDGRVPLDLGAGDHELVVEATMAFRNDGEGLHRSVDPADGRAYVYGMSFMDAAPSVFACFDQPDLKAPYSLRVTAPAEWVVVGNAPAREAGSGDGTRRWELGPTPPLATYFVTLVAGPYHLLRAEHDGIPLGLSARQSLASTLEHEADELFTLTRQSFDELHRLFGVRYPFGDYHQAFVPEFNAGAMENPGCVTIRDPLLFEGSTTRADRSFRAALIAHEMAHQWFGNLVTPTWWDDLWLNESFAEYMGYRVIADATEYADARLHQSYARRTWGITADQRPTTHPVAGNAAPDALSALQDFDGISYARGSNVLGQLAHRLGDEAFLGGVRDHFALHRFGNATMHDLFASWERAAGGTSLDGFVKDWLLTPGADRLELDRAAGAVRRTSPAAYPADRRHEIEIAVHGPDGWSTRAFVVDGPATSFDAGDSPVLLDATETTWAVSPPDPVTMTALPALAPSMSDPQLRATMWNSVRLGLFEGVLAPAQVADLLATAPPVEDTADGVRNLLPWVLDTVLPIAPAGSTERFHAAVRAAAERAEAGSEVQLSAFRATILSSADAAALERWAAGEDLPGGITGDSDLRWKALRRLAELGATDRAALDAALEAERTGATTVYHARAVSSLPTAAGKEFAWVRATGEVSVPNYEVKAAGTGMWQAAQREITAPFAVAYFDQLAAIIGAHQGWVQGDVVEAYFPITHLDDATEAAAEAALGQDLPGAVRRRLADRLDELRRRRAVL
- a CDS encoding DNA recombination protein RmuC, giving the protein MALLLALLVGLLLGAGAGWLVRQATLPATPEVAPEEAPEVVAARHEAVLAGLRAEHETALAELRHEVQRVQLQGESRAGAVRAEEAAARAAVQAELTGALATVEELRDAVDDARARYRTLVEQQRQAQQERERGETGQTQVLKTLTPVVEHLRAMQRKVDDLEKARVQQHTELATQIKHTQRSVEDSRKAADTLASVLKNNAVRGAWGETQLRTLVETAGLLNRVDFELQHSVEADSGSRRPDMVINLPGGKQMAIDAKVPYNAFMDAQREGLEPETRQRLLDDHARKVRGHVDTLARKGYWTGLAVSPEFTVAFIPNEQLLNAALEVDPSLMEHAFGNGIVLATPTNLWSMLKTVAFTWKQEALTEDAQVLFELGQVLYRRILKLSEHVDKLGRSLQRSVKDYNAFTGSLERSVLPAARKLNAADPVADIPVPKEIEEAPKALASSEFGALADLDRDELTFDFDLPVDAEIVDDTRAG
- a CDS encoding serine hydrolase domain-containing protein — its product is MDRPAVTPYDDALASLQAAGRLPSVSAAVARGGTPVWQGCVSVLPDREVSGATAYRIGSITKTLTAVLVVQLRDEGRLGLDDPLGRFVPETGYASVTLRELLAHTGGLQSEPAGAWWERVDGSSFADLVAANDGAGRIAAAGEYFHYSNLGFALLGEVVARLRGAPWWEVARTRLLGPLGMAATSYHPPADHAPGRSVDHFAHTLSAEPHTDTGAMAPAGQLWSTTGDLLRWADFLATGHPDVLAATSLAEMALPARPGTADDAYGLGLRLLGVGGRTLVGHTGSMPGFQASLFVDPVSRDAVVALADATTGLGAEEVPGRFLDAGPGPGEGARAGVPAWRPSARPLPGRVAEVLGVWFWGNTALGIEWVHGELRVRDLRSGELEDRFAPEGDGFVGVDGYHRGEILHLRRRPDGTLGHLECATFVWTRAPYDPHAPIPGGVAEPL
- a CDS encoding formate dehydrogenase accessory sulfurtransferase FdhD, encoding MTGVKARRPGPTTRLRVEEHRGDDVRRHEDRVLTEEPLEIRLAWPGAPARRVWTTLRTPGHDFELAAGWVHHEGLGRATGVAYCTDVELRPEQKFNVVTVTLDAVPARVPRQLDALSAGSAACGVCGSDEVAEVLARRATAPWAGPLPSPDLVRRLPGRMRPRQELFDRTGGAHAAGLFADDGTLLAVREDVGRHNAVDKVVGARLLAGAPSAAAALVVSGRAGFELVQKAVASGVGVLVAVGAPTGLSVRLAEAGGLALYGWTKDDRTVRYA